The window GATGCAATATTTATTCGCGGTCAATCTGCACATCCTGCCGGTCAGCCAGCGCCTCGACGCGCAGTTTAGCCGTGGCTTTCGCGAAATTACCGGCCTGTATGTGCTCGATGGCCTGCTGCTAGGGCGGCTGGATCTGACCTGGAACGCGATCAAGCATCTGATCATGCCCTCGGTCGCGCTTTCGACGGTGCCGCTGGCGATCATCGCGCGGATGACTCGCTCGGCGATGCTTGAGGTGCTCAGCCAGGACTACGTGCGTACCGCGTGGGCCAAAGGGCTGCGCGAGCGGGTGGTGGTGACGCGCCACGCGCTGCGCAATGCGCTGCTGCCCGTCGTGACGATCGTCGGCTTGCAGCTTGGCTTCTTGCTCAGCGGCGCGATTCTGACCGAGACGGTCTTCTCATGGCCGGGGATCGGCACCTGGCTCTATACCGGCGTGCAGGGCCGCGATTATCCAGTGGTGCAGGGCGGTGTGATCTTTGTGGCGTTCTTGTTCGTGATCGTCAATATGCTGGTCGATCTGTCGTATGCGTTTCTCGACCCGCGCATTCAGCACCGCTAGACGTTAGGAGGAAGTATGACGACAGCGGCCCAAACCGCAGCGCCACAGGCCGAAGCCGAGCGTCCGCAGCGCAGCTTGTGGCGCGATGCGTGGCGGCGCTTGATCAGCAGCTCTGCGGGGCGGATCGGCCTCGCGATCAGCGTCGCGCTGATCTTGCTGGCCGTGTTTATTCAGGCGCTCATGCCCTACGATCCCTCGCGCGACCGCAACTTGCGCCAGCGCTTGCAGCCGCCCTCGATGC of the Herpetosiphonaceae bacterium genome contains:
- a CDS encoding ABC transporter permease encodes the protein MFAYTIRRVLGLIPVLLGISFLVFLVLRLIPGNPAITILGERATPRQVRELEIQLGLDKKLFFDFSGQRNVFDTQYFNFMRELARGDFGTSIIRRTDVNTELRTRFPATLELTLAALTISVLVGVPIGMVAAIRRGSWIDAGSVLLALIGVSIPIFWLGLMMQYLFAVNLHILPVSQRLDAQFSRGFREITGLYVLDGLLLGRLDLTWNAIKHLIMPSVALSTVPLAIIARMTRSAMLEVLSQDYVRTAWAKGLRERVVVTRHALRNALLPVVTIVGLQLGFLLSGAILTETVFSWPGIGTWLYTGVQGRDYPVVQGGVIFVAFLFVIVNMLVDLSYAFLDPRIQHR